In Planococcus shixiaomingii, the DNA window AAGGCCAAGAACACCGTACTGAGCCCATTTTTCGTGTTCAGCAAACTCATTGTAGAAGACGTCTTCCGTGAAGACATTTCCGACACGCAAGTTCAAGCCTTTTTCGACTCCAGCATTATAAGCTTTTAACAAAAGATCGAAATCTGCTGTTGGCGCATATGCAACACCATTGAAAATAAATTCGTTCATTTTAGAGTTTGTAGAAGCACTTTGTGCAATGATGACATCACGGATTTTTACGTCTTTATGGATAGAACCGCAAGTTCCAACGCGGATCAATTTTTGAACGTCATATTCTTGCATCAATTCTGTTACATAAATAGAAATCGAAGGAACGCCCATGCCAGTTCCTTGAACTGAAATGCGCTTGCCTTTATATGTACCTGTGTATCCGAACATATTGCGAACTTCGTTATAGCAAGTTACATCTTCCAAAAACGTTTCTGCGATGTATTTCGCGCGAAGCGGATCTCCTGGCAATAGAATAGTATCGGCGATTTCGCCTTTTTTAGCATTAATATGAACACTCATTTATAAAACCTCACTTTATTATAGTCGGTTATAATCATACTGTTTTTTCACTCTTAGTGCAACGACTAGCCTCAATGGCTGCAATAATCATCCCACATTTGATCAAAAATTGACGCTTTCATGACGGGATGTGCTCTTTCTTCGATATATCGTGAAATTTTCTCAAAATCTTTTGATGCTTTTGGAAAACTCGGATCCAAGAACATGGCATCCGCAAAACGAGAAAAATCATCCGGGTTCATCTTGCCGCGGTAGTTCAAGGCAAAATGGTAAAATGAACGGTCCATAGCAAACTCCTTTCTAATTGGCGAATAAAAAACCCGGACCGCAGTCCAGGCTTTTGTTATTCAAACAACTGTTTGTATTCTGACAAGCCTTCTGCATCCAATTGGTCTTTCGGTATGAACCGAAGAGCCGCTGAATTGATGCAATAGCGCAAGCCGCCAAGCGATGATGGACCATCCGGGAACAAATGCCCGAGATGCGAATCCGCAGTCGCTGAACGCACTTCTGTCCGTCTCATGCCATGGCTCGTATCAAAGTTTTCTTTAACTTCCGTGCTTTCGAGAGGTTTCGCAAAACTTGGCCAGCCACAATGCGAATCAAATTTATCTTTGGAACTGAACAACGGCTTCCCGGAAACAATATCCACGTAAATGCCATCTTCAAAATGCTGGTCATACTCATTGCGGAAAGGCGGTTCTGTACCATTTTCCTGAGTGACGTGATATTGCATCGGCGTCAATTTCTCTTTCAACTCGTCTTTCATTGTCATCCACCCCAATTTTTTTCAATAAATCCGGCTCTGCCTGAACCGACAGAATAGCGATTATAATGTGCCGGGTTTTTCTTATAGTAATCCTGATGGTATTCTTCTGCCAAATAAAAAGGCTTGGCTTCCAAAACGGGCGTCGCTACTGGTTTCGCGAACTTTCCGGAATTGTTTAATTCCTGCTTGGACTTTTCAGCAGCTAAGCGCTGTTCTTCGGAATGATAGAAAATCGCCGTTTTATAGGAAGCGCCGCGATCAAAAAATTGCCCGCCGTCATCAGTCGGATCTATTTGTGTCCAAAATACATCAAGCAACTTTTCATACGGAAAAATGTCTGGTTGGAACGTGATTTGGACCGCTTCTACATGACCTGTTGCGTTCGTACATACTTGTTCGTATGTCGGATTCGGCAATTCGCCTCCCGTATAGCCGCTGACCACTTCTTCAATTCCCGGAAGTGTATCAAACGGTTTCACCATGCACCAGAAACATCCTCCAGCAAATGTAGCTTTTTCTGTTTTCATGCTCTCGCTCCCATCTTTATGGTTGGATAGTTACTTGAAGCCGTATATCATCTTTTTCCAAATCAAAAGAAGTTGCGCGAACCGAAATGCCGTTCTCCAACGGAATATCTGTCAGTTTTAGCAACACTTCTTCTCGAGCGGGATTCACTTCCATAAAATCCGGAAGAGCCACTGAATCTCTTAACAACTTTAACGCAGACTCAGGGGGAATATCCAACATTCCGATTTCTACTGACTGTTGTTTGAGCAACAAATTGCCATCTTCTTGAACAAACGGGTCAAATTTCAATAAAATCGGCAAACCTTGAGAAAATACCACCAATTCGGTAGAAAGATTCACTTCTTCATCTACTGTCAACGTTAACGGTATGGGGGAATTAGCCATTTCTTTTTGGATATACTTATTGGCGATTCCTTCAAAATCCGCTTTTGTCGTACGGACCATCAACGAATTCCCTTCAATCTGATCTCTTTTGACGGCTTCATAGGCACTATAATCTTCTGCTGGAGTGGTTATTAAAAAAAAGAATCCAATCACGGCTGCTATATTAAATGCCAACAAGCCCAAAAAAGCCAGTCGCCATTTTTTCATGTGCCCCACTCCTTTACTCTTGGTAACTTAAACCGCATTCTTCCATCCGATCAAGAATTCGCTCGGTCATTAAGTCATAGCCTTTGCTGTTCGGATGAAAAAAATCAGTGTGATAGACCAAATTATCATTTCCGATAAACAAATCATTTACCGGAACAAAACAAGCCTGCGTGTCTGCCTCGGCCACTTCTTGCATCGAGCCGTTGTAAGCAGCAACGATTTCTTCAAACTCCGGGACATCTTGGGTAATTAACGAAAATGGATTGTAAATGCCCATTACGATGACTGGTACATTCGGATTGATGGCCCGGATAGAAGAAAAAATCGTTTGAAAGCGATTTTCAAACAACACAAGCTCGTCTGCAAATGCCTCAACATTCAACGAAAACAAGTCGCGCTTGACGATCCGCATAATATCATTTCCGCCAATCGTCATAACGACATAGTCAGCCTCCGCTACAGGGCCGGTCAATTGACCTTGCCGAAACATTGCAAGCAGCTGATCGCTTCGCCGCCCCCGTTTGGCTGTGTTTTCCACTGCCGTTCCGTATACGCCTGGCCATTCCCGCATTTCGAAAGCAAGTCTGCCCACATACCCCACCTGGTACAGTTCATCTCCTATACCTTCCGACAAGGAATCGCCAAGAGCCGTAATCAGCAGTGCTTGAGGGATAAAATTCGGGGGAACCGTGTAATTTTCAAAAGCAGTCGGAACTCTTGGTTCCGCTTCTACATCGCTAAAATTAAAAGGTGAATTGCATCCCGCTACAAAAACCATGACTGTTGCTACTATTAACAGGATGCGTTTCAAGTTACTCTCTCCTTTTGGCATACTAACGACTTTTCTCTCAGTCTGTATAATACATAAACCCGATTGCACCATTTCCGGTATGTGTTGAAATGATTGGGGTTGTGAAATCAAATTTTATATTCGAATAGCCCGCTTCACTAAGCTGTTGGCGAAGAGGCTCAGCCATTGCCAGTCCCCCGGCATGTGCAATACCGATGCCTTTAACGATTTTGCCTGCTGTTTTTTCTTTAAACTCGTTCATCAAATATTGTACTGCCTGCTTATGGCTTCTCGCTTTTGCGACCGGGGTGTATTCCCCGCCGTCTAGAGACGCGATCGGTTTGATTTTCAAAAACGACCCAAGCATCGCTCGGCCTTTGCCGATTCGTCCGCCTTTAACCAAATTATCGAGCGTGTCCACAACCACGAATAGTTTCGTGTTTTTCCGAATTTCCTCGACCCGCGAGACAATTTCTTTCACTGACTTTCCGGCCGCGGCCATCTCGGCCGCTTCAATCACCTGGAAGCCGAGCGCATGGGTGATGTACCGGGAATCGATGACGGTAACATCCGAATCCGTAAGATCTGCAGCTGTACGCGCCGATTCGACAGTTCCACTCATGCCGCCAGTCATGTGGATTGAGATTACTTGATCGCCGTTTTGCCCTAATTTATCGTATAATTCTTTGAAAACTCCGGGAGCCGGCTGTGAGCTTTTCGGCAATTCCGAAGATTTCTCCATCAGTTCCAAAAAAGATTCCGGTTCTAAATCAACACGGTCCAAATATGTCTTGCCTTCTATTTGTATGGTCAACGGCACAACATGCAAATTGTATTTGCTTATGACGTCCTCTTTTAAATCTGCTGTTGAGTCTGTCACGATATGAATACTTGGCATGGAGTCACTTCCTTTTCCCTATAATCTTATTGTAGAAATTTTTCTTATAAGCCGCAATTATTAAGTGTTTACCCTACAGCTTTCTTGAAAAACTACCTTATCCAGGCGGTTCTTTTTTTTAATCAGTTTTTTGTTTATTGCTTCGTTCAAAAATCAGATATGAAAAAGGCACCCCGTTCGAGAACAATTCTTCAGATTGGGATACTAACTGCCATTCAGAGCCGTATTCCGGGAAGAACGTATCGCCTTCAAAATCCGCTTTAATCAGCGTAATATAAAGCCGGTCAGCTCGCGGCAAAATAGAGCGGAACACTTCTTCTCCGCCAATCACCATTACTTCTTCGTGAACTTCTTCGGCTAAACGAATAGCTTGGTCCAGTGTATGAACTACATCTGCGCCATCTACTTTGTATTCATTGTTACGAGTAACGATAATGTTGCGTCTCTTAGGCAATGGGCGCCCAATCGATTCATAGGTGTTCCTTCCCATGACAATTCCTTTGCCGACCGTATGTTTTTTAAAATAGGCCAAATCTTCGGGAATGTGCCACGGCAATTGATTGTCTTTTCCGATAACCCTGTTTGGATCATGTGCGACCATTAATGAAATCATATAGCTGCCTCCTTAAACTGCGACGGGTGCTGAGATTCTTGGATGAGGATCGTAGCCCTCTATCGTTATGTCCGACAAGACTAAATCAAAAATCGAGTGCACTTCTTCGTTAATTTTTATTGTTGGCAATTTCTTTGGCTCACGCGCCAATTGCTCGTTCACCTGATCCAAATGATTCGTATATAAATGCGTATCTCCAGTAGTATGGATGAAATCGCCTACTCCTAAACCGCATTCCCTAGCAACTAAATGCGTCAGTAATGCATAAGAGGCGATATTAAAAGGAACGCCTAAAAAGACATCTGCGCTTCTTTGGTAAAGCTGGCACGATAATTTGCCGTCCGCTACATAAAATTGGAACATAATATGGCAAGGCGGCAAGGCCATGTCGTCGATAAATTCCGGATTCCATGCCGTCACCAAATGGCGTCTTGAATCGGGATTACTCTTGATGGATTCAATAACATTTCGGAGCTGATCGATCGTGCCGCCTGTTGTTGTTGCCCAAGACCGCCATTGTTTGCCGTAGACCGGCCCTAAATCCCCGTATTTTTCTGCAAAGTTGTCGTCTGACAGAATCTTCTCCTGGAAAATCGTCATCTGTTCTTTATACAGCAGGGCAAATTCCGGGTCTTTTTGAGCTCTTCGCCCAAAATCCGCCATATCTGGCCCTGTATATTCATCGCTTTCGATCCATTGCGCAAAAGCCCATTCGTCCCATATGTGGTTGTTTTCTGCAATCAGCGTTTTGACATTGGTATCGCCTTTAATAAACCACAACAGTTCTGAGACGATCAATCGGAATGCCGTTTTTTTTGTCGTCATCAACGGAAAACCGTCGTTCAGGTCATAGCGCATCTGATAGCCGAAAACACTGAGAGTCCCAGTGCCAGTCCGGTCTTCTTTTTTTGTGCCGTTATGTAATATGTGCTCGCAAAGATCTAAATATTGTTTCATCTTCAATCGCCTCCGTTATCCTATTAATAATAACAAAAAAACAACTAAAAAAACCGTTACAACTGTAACGGTTTTAGGAAAGCCACTTTGGCGGTGTGTCTTTTGACCAATAAATGTCGCCAAGGGCATAATGTTTTTGGTAATTGTCTTCCGCTAAGTGGTAGTGAAAATTAAAGAAATAGCCTTCTTGCGGTTTTTTTTCTGTTCTTACATGAAAGCGAATCTCATCTTTTTTAGTATCTCTGTTGTAGATATGAAATATTTTTTCAGCATAATCACCAGCTGGTCTTTCACTGATGGCCAACCGGTTTAATTGCTCTGCACCGAGATTGCCTAAATGCATGTCAATCGCTTGTTGAATATTCGGCAAAATCACTGCCTGAAATTGATCTTGGATGACCGGCCCGATTCTGGAGCCGAATTTCACATAAGCTTGTTCTTCAGAAGTTTGATAAAAGGTATCGAGTACAGTCTTTCCGGTATCATAATATTCACTTAAATCAACCCATTCGTACGTATAATCCTTATTCTGACTTTCCGTCGCATGTGATTTTGGAGAGCCTTTTTCATCAAGTAAAGTTTCCCACAATGTATGGTTCGGGGAAATAACGCCTAATGTTAAAACGGCTACCGCAATCATCAACGATTTTTGCCACCAATTTTTCATCAACATCACCCTCAATTATGAACAATTTCTTACTTTCCATTGCTATTTCAGACGAATTTTATCGGTAAAGGTTTCATCTTCTTGTATTTCATTGTACAATAAAGTTATTCATTTAGCTCTGTTTTTTCGGAAAAGGAGGAATTTTTCTTGGATGTTTCATTATTAGCTGGGCTTGGTCTTCTAGGCATGCTTGCGTATTTAGTTTCACTGCATTATACAGATTGATTTATTAAATAATAGCACTTTATTATGAGTAATTTAAAAAGCAGGCGAATTCGATTTTTTCGAATTCGCCTGCTTTTTTGTTGCAAATTCTAAAAAACATCTTAATTTACCCACTGTCACTCTTTTTCTTTGCGGCAATCAATGACGCCGTAATGGAATTTCGTATTGGGCCGTAGGCGTCTTTTAAAGCCGAACTCTTCAAAGTCCGAAGATTTATAATGCGCTTTTAGAACAACGCTTTTGCGCGCTGTCCGGACAGCCTGCTCGATCCACTGGGCTGATGGCTGACCTGTATGAGCAGCAGCTCGAAGCGGCGTGAAATTGGATGCTTCTAAAATTTCCTCTGTAAACATGGGATCCATGTAAACCACATCTACAGAATTGTCCGGAAGCGACGCTAAATAATCCACCGCCTCTTCGTTAACCACTTGAATGCGTTTCATTGCTGCAGTTAGATGAGGCATTTTGTCATAGGTGGCTAATCCTTGGCCAATAACATACGCTATGGCCCGATGTGATTCGCAGCCGATGACGCGGCCGTCTGGTCCCACATGCTGCGACGCTACGATCGCATCAGACGCCATGCCAAGGGTGCAATCGACAAATACATCACCCGCTTGAAGGCCTGAAACTTCGATTAACGGATCCTTTTCAAGCGGCCGTTTTGTCCGGAACGCAGAAGAATTGGGATGAAAAAAGAACGGCTCGGTTTTACCCAAAGGATAAAATTCGAGGCGTTCTTTTGCAGCGACCAGCACATCTGCAGCCCATGCTTCGTGCATTTTTTCAACCGAACGCTTATTGCGCTCGGCAAACGAAATGGACAAATCAATGGATATTTGTTGTGCTTTTTTCTCAGTTGCTTCCGTAGGCCGGTAAGCGGTCGTTACAACGGTCTTCACTTTGCTGCAACCTGCTCCAGCACTTGCGTCAATTGATCACGGATTTCTTCAACTTCATAGCCTTCGATTTGTTCACGTGGAATAAAATGCGCCAATTGCCCGTCTTTCAATACTGCAATCGATGGAGACGATGGCGGGATTTCTTCAAAATAATTGCGCATTTGCGCCGTCGCTTCTTTGTCTTGCCCAGCGAACACCGTAACCAAGTGCTCTGGTTTTGCAGCGGCTTGGTGAACCGCTTCAATAACTGCCGGACGTGCTAAGCCTGCAGCACAGCCGCATACAGAATTGATCACAACAAGGCTGACTCCTTGCGCTTCGCTCATATGTTCATTTACTTCTTCTGCCGTCAGCAACTCCTTGAATCCTTCGTCTGTCAATTGCTGGCGCATCGGAGCAACGATGCCTTTCATGTACTCATCATAAGCATTCATGCTTTCGCCTTCTTTCACTATTTATCTTTACGCCAAAAGTTTAAGCGGTTTCTCTATTATTCTAACTCACTTCAAGAACACTTTCATAATTTCCCGCTTGATAGGTGATATTTTTTAGCAAAAACCCGTTATCGCTAACCTCGTTCTATGCCTTTTTTCAAACAAATCATTTACTGCATTAAGAAAACCTGGGCAAGGTGAATTTTCCCATGCAAAAAGCCATCTTATTTAGATGGCTTCAGTAAAGATATATGTATGCCCTCAGCAGTTGGCGGACGCAGGACAATCGACTTCTCACATTCTTCAATGGTGTACTCTTTCAGGAACGCTTCAACATCCATTGGATGTTCTACTTCCGTTTCCCGAATAATTTCTCTTGCCACTAAATAACTTCGTTGATTATTTAATGTTTTACCATTAACCGTAATATTCACAAGACATCCCCCTTAACATAAATATAAGATTATCATATTTTTTTAGGAATGTAACCCATATAATGGACTAAAATTATAGAAATATATTTTTTATATAAGAATTTTATGATTCCTTCGCTCTACTTCATAAGTCTCCAGACTTAATCCAGCAAGAAATAATCAGGATGCAAACGCATTTCATTTTGAATGGCAAGTAGGTAAACGTTTTTTAATGTCGAATAGTTAAAAAGGAAAGGAGGTGCTCACTATGGGGAATATGCAAGAAACCATCAACGTGCTGCGGATTGCAATGGACGGAGAATTCGGCCGGGACAACTCCTTATCATTTATCACACCGGCCGGAATTTATTTCGGCAAACTGCTGACGATAAAAGAAGAAACAAGAGAACCCGCTACCGCTGATGAAGTTGTGCCGATCAATTATTCCAAAGCCAATTTCTACACCAAATCCGAGTTAAAACAGGAAGACAATAACTTTTTAAAAGACTTGGATTTCAACGAAACGATCCTGCTGGAAAACGTAAAAATGAAGACCGGAAAAACCGTCAATCATATTCAACACGCCGTACTTAACGTTAACCAAATTATTTCTGTTCAACTGGTGGCTAATTCAGCCATTGATGATGTCCTGAAAAATTATTAGCAGGATTTAGCACGAGTTTTTGTCGAGAGGTTGCATTATTCATGCAGCTTCTTTTTTCTATAAACAAAAAAATGAACGCCCTAAAGGGCGTTCACCATCTAAAAACCAGTTCAACTGACTTTAACTCTTTCACTGTTTTCTTTTCATTTGTAG includes these proteins:
- the deoD gene encoding purine-nucleoside phosphorylase; translation: MSVHINAKKGEIADTILLPGDPLRAKYIAETFLEDVTCYNEVRNMFGYTGTYKGKRISVQGTGMGVPSISIYVTELMQEYDVQKLIRVGTCGSIHKDVKIRDVIIAQSASTNSKMNEFIFNGVAYAPTADFDLLLKAYNAGVEKGLNLRVGNVFTEDVFYNEFAEHEKWAQYGVLGLEMESAALYTLAAKFGRQALSILTVSDHLLTGEVTTAEERQTTFNDMIVVALDAAIQ
- a CDS encoding YozE family protein, with amino-acid sequence MDRSFYHFALNYRGKMNPDDFSRFADAMFLDPSFPKASKDFEKISRYIEERAHPVMKASIFDQMWDDYCSH
- the msrB gene encoding peptide-methionine (R)-S-oxide reductase MsrB — encoded protein: MKDELKEKLTPMQYHVTQENGTEPPFRNEYDQHFEDGIYVDIVSGKPLFSSKDKFDSHCGWPSFAKPLESTEVKENFDTSHGMRRTEVRSATADSHLGHLFPDGPSSLGGLRYCINSAALRFIPKDQLDAEGLSEYKQLFE
- the msrA gene encoding peptide-methionine (S)-S-oxide reductase MsrA, which codes for MKTEKATFAGGCFWCMVKPFDTLPGIEEVVSGYTGGELPNPTYEQVCTNATGHVEAVQITFQPDIFPYEKLLDVFWTQIDPTDDGGQFFDRGASYKTAIFYHSEEQRLAAEKSKQELNNSGKFAKPVATPVLEAKPFYLAEEYHQDYYKKNPAHYNRYSVGSGRAGFIEKNWGG
- a CDS encoding YpmS family protein, which encodes MKKWRLAFLGLLAFNIAAVIGFFFLITTPAEDYSAYEAVKRDQIEGNSLMVRTTKADFEGIANKYIQKEMANSPIPLTLTVDEEVNLSTELVVFSQGLPILLKFDPFVQEDGNLLLKQQSVEIGMLDIPPESALKLLRDSVALPDFMEVNPAREEVLLKLTDIPLENGISVRATSFDLEKDDIRLQVTIQP
- a CDS encoding GDSL-type esterase/lipase family protein, which translates into the protein MKRILLIVATVMVFVAGCNSPFNFSDVEAEPRVPTAFENYTVPPNFIPQALLITALGDSLSEGIGDELYQVGYVGRLAFEMREWPGVYGTAVENTAKRGRRSDQLLAMFRQGQLTGPVAEADYVVMTIGGNDIMRIVKRDLFSLNVEAFADELVLFENRFQTIFSSIRAINPNVPVIVMGIYNPFSLITQDVPEFEEIVAAYNGSMQEVAEADTQACFVPVNDLFIGNDNLVYHTDFFHPNSKGYDLMTERILDRMEECGLSYQE
- a CDS encoding DegV family protein — translated: MPSIHIVTDSTADLKEDVISKYNLHVVPLTIQIEGKTYLDRVDLEPESFLELMEKSSELPKSSQPAPGVFKELYDKLGQNGDQVISIHMTGGMSGTVESARTAADLTDSDVTVIDSRYITHALGFQVIEAAEMAAAGKSVKEIVSRVEEIRKNTKLFVVVDTLDNLVKGGRIGKGRAMLGSFLKIKPIASLDGGEYTPVAKARSHKQAVQYLMNEFKEKTAGKIVKGIGIAHAGGLAMAEPLRQQLSEAGYSNIKFDFTTPIISTHTGNGAIGFMYYTD
- a CDS encoding dihydrofolate reductase encodes the protein MISLMVAHDPNRVIGKDNQLPWHIPEDLAYFKKHTVGKGIVMGRNTYESIGRPLPKRRNIIVTRNNEYKVDGADVVHTLDQAIRLAEEVHEEVMVIGGEEVFRSILPRADRLYITLIKADFEGDTFFPEYGSEWQLVSQSEELFSNGVPFSYLIFERSNKQKTD
- a CDS encoding thymidylate synthase, which codes for MKQYLDLCEHILHNGTKKEDRTGTGTLSVFGYQMRYDLNDGFPLMTTKKTAFRLIVSELLWFIKGDTNVKTLIAENNHIWDEWAFAQWIESDEYTGPDMADFGRRAQKDPEFALLYKEQMTIFQEKILSDDNFAEKYGDLGPVYGKQWRSWATTTGGTIDQLRNVIESIKSNPDSRRHLVTAWNPEFIDDMALPPCHIMFQFYVADGKLSCQLYQRSADVFLGVPFNIASYALLTHLVARECGLGVGDFIHTTGDTHLYTNHLDQVNEQLAREPKKLPTIKINEEVHSIFDLVLSDITIEGYDPHPRISAPVAV
- a CDS encoding YpjP family protein, which gives rise to MKNWWQKSLMIAVAVLTLGVISPNHTLWETLLDEKGSPKSHATESQNKDYTYEWVDLSEYYDTGKTVLDTFYQTSEEQAYVKFGSRIGPVIQDQFQAVILPNIQQAIDMHLGNLGAEQLNRLAISERPAGDYAEKIFHIYNRDTKKDEIRFHVRTEKKPQEGYFFNFHYHLAEDNYQKHYALGDIYWSKDTPPKWLS
- a CDS encoding class I SAM-dependent methyltransferase yields the protein MKTVVTTAYRPTEATEKKAQQISIDLSISFAERNKRSVEKMHEAWAADVLVAAKERLEFYPLGKTEPFFFHPNSSAFRTKRPLEKDPLIEVSGLQAGDVFVDCTLGMASDAIVASQHVGPDGRVIGCESHRAIAYVIGQGLATYDKMPHLTAAMKRIQVVNEEAVDYLASLPDNSVDVVYMDPMFTEEILEASNFTPLRAAAHTGQPSAQWIEQAVRTARKSVVLKAHYKSSDFEEFGFKRRLRPNTKFHYGVIDCRKEKE
- a CDS encoding BrxA/BrxB family bacilliredoxin; this translates as MNAYDEYMKGIVAPMRQQLTDEGFKELLTAEEVNEHMSEAQGVSLVVINSVCGCAAGLARPAVIEAVHQAAAKPEHLVTVFAGQDKEATAQMRNYFEEIPPSSPSIAVLKDGQLAHFIPREQIEGYEVEEIRDQLTQVLEQVAAK